From Granulicella cerasi, a single genomic window includes:
- the hemA gene encoding glutamyl-tRNA reductase gives MSETTQNKSSLLLVGVNHTTAPLAVRERLAIEASRLGEATRALAHQPGVREALILSTCNRVELITVHESEAETARTLSFLREYLNLRDTDLQPHLYEYRENEAVRHLFRVASSLDSMVVGEPQILGQVKQSWSVAREVGAVSNMLDPLLQRAFSVAKRVRTETQIGASQVSVASVAAELARKIFGSLAGKTVLLVGAGKMSDLAARHLIQQGATTLLVSNRTEARAERMAAELRTPNITTGVIPFVELHERAHRADIIITSTGAGQIFQREHAKALLQRRKNSPMFFIDIAVPRDVAPEVNEIEGCFVYDVDDLQQAAQQNQATRTKEAEAAETIVRNEVERYNQRLAQNEQAGAIRELLAQAELVRETELAKALAKMPQPISDLQREAIEQMTRQLTNKLLHSQITALREGSQTRD, from the coding sequence ATGAGTGAGACGACCCAGAACAAATCGTCGCTGCTGCTGGTCGGCGTGAACCACACGACCGCGCCTCTGGCCGTGCGTGAACGGCTGGCGATTGAGGCCTCGCGTCTCGGCGAAGCGACGCGCGCGTTGGCGCATCAGCCCGGCGTACGCGAGGCCCTCATCCTCTCGACGTGCAATCGTGTGGAGCTCATCACGGTGCACGAGTCCGAGGCTGAGACTGCGCGCACGCTGTCATTCCTGCGCGAGTATCTGAACCTTCGCGATACGGATTTGCAGCCGCATCTTTACGAGTACCGCGAGAACGAGGCGGTGCGCCATCTCTTCCGCGTGGCTTCGTCGCTGGACTCGATGGTCGTTGGCGAGCCGCAGATTCTTGGCCAGGTGAAGCAGTCGTGGAGCGTGGCGCGCGAGGTTGGCGCGGTGAGTAACATGCTCGATCCGCTGCTGCAGCGCGCTTTCTCGGTCGCCAAGCGTGTTCGCACAGAGACTCAGATCGGTGCCTCACAGGTTTCCGTGGCGTCGGTGGCTGCTGAACTCGCGCGCAAGATCTTCGGCTCACTCGCCGGCAAGACGGTGCTGCTTGTCGGCGCGGGCAAAATGTCGGATCTCGCCGCGCGTCATCTTATTCAGCAGGGCGCGACGACGCTGCTCGTGTCGAACCGCACAGAGGCTCGCGCCGAGCGTATGGCTGCGGAGTTGCGCACGCCGAACATCACCACCGGCGTCATCCCCTTCGTCGAACTGCATGAGCGCGCCCATCGCGCGGACATCATCATCACCTCCACGGGAGCAGGGCAGATCTTCCAGCGCGAACACGCGAAGGCCCTGCTGCAACGCCGCAAGAATAGCCCGATGTTCTTCATCGACATCGCTGTGCCGCGCGACGTTGCGCCAGAGGTCAACGAGATCGAAGGCTGCTTCGTCTACGACGTTGACGATCTCCAGCAGGCCGCACAGCAGAACCAGGCGACGCGCACGAAGGAAGCCGAAGCCGCCGAGACGATCGTTCGCAATGAGGTCGAGCGCTACAACCAGCGTCTTGCGCAAAACGAGCAGGCGGGTGCGATCCGCGAACTGCTTGCGCAGGCCGAGCTGGTGCGTGAGACCGAGCTTGCGAAGGCGTTGGCGAAGATGCCGCAGCCGATCAGCGACCTACAACGCGAGGCGATCGAGCAGATGACGCGCCAGCTTACGAACAAGCTGCTCCACAGCCAGATCACTGCGCTGCGTGAAGGCTCGCAAACGCGCGACTAG
- a CDS encoding cytochrome C assembly family protein, which translates to MSLLWLRFAVTFYAVAAFAVLPAALYNRPRWRHVAMPAAGLAVLFHFVALVETLVAAHRALPVGSHETLSMFGLLLGIAFLVLTQIYRTVSFGIFLLPLCVLLTMVPAVHPGAEVIHYPFIRTGWLLLHVAFLLAAYAALLLSLVASVLYIVQERRLKQKRAPQTRSWLPPLAVTDQIAVKSLLFGLPCMTAGLLIGSVVALESIGPAFFADPKVLLSLAMWLAYMLMIWIRQHSGMRGRRAVYLSSFAFIFVLAVWAANALSNVHRFRAP; encoded by the coding sequence ATGTCTCTGCTCTGGTTACGATTCGCGGTCACCTTCTACGCCGTTGCGGCGTTCGCGGTGCTGCCAGCAGCGTTGTACAACCGCCCGCGCTGGCGCCATGTCGCTATGCCGGCTGCGGGGCTTGCGGTTCTCTTTCATTTTGTAGCGCTGGTCGAAACGCTGGTCGCCGCGCATCGCGCGCTGCCGGTCGGTTCGCATGAGACGCTTTCGATGTTCGGCCTTCTGCTGGGCATCGCGTTCCTCGTCCTCACGCAGATATATCGCACGGTCTCCTTCGGTATCTTTCTGCTGCCGCTCTGCGTGCTGCTGACGATGGTGCCCGCCGTCCATCCTGGCGCTGAGGTCATCCACTATCCGTTCATCCGCACGGGCTGGCTGTTGCTGCATGTAGCGTTCCTGCTGGCGGCCTACGCTGCGCTGCTGCTGTCGCTCGTGGCCAGTGTGCTCTACATCGTGCAGGAGCGCCGCCTGAAGCAGAAGCGCGCGCCGCAGACGCGCTCGTGGCTGCCGCCGCTCGCGGTCACCGACCAGATCGCCGTGAAGAGCCTGCTCTTCGGCTTGCCCTGCATGACCGCAGGCTTGCTCATCGGCTCTGTCGTAGCGCTCGAGAGCATCGGCCCGGCGTTTTTTGCAGACCCCAAGGTGCTGCTTTCGCTGGCGATGTGGCTGGCGTACATGCTGATGATCTGGATCCGTCAGCACTCGGGAATGCGCGGTCGTCGCGCGGTGTATCTCTCGAGCTTTGCCTTCATCTTCGTGCTCGCGGTGTGGGCCGCGAACGCGCTTTCGAACGTCCACAGGTTCCGCGCGCCATGA
- the feoB gene encoding ferrous iron transport protein B: MSCHVTAAPEIPIEPIEEGKQRRIRTVALVGPPNCGKSTLFNRLTGLRQKTANYPGVTVDHHSGKMKGIGRADLTLIDLPGIYSLATYSEDARVAVDVLTGRMPGVPAPDVVLLVLDAVHMNRQLMLAQTVFSLGLPTMVLLNMSDLLEERGGKVDPLALSAELGHPVALISSAKGRGLDLISAFIHQTTAETVEHRQSLRLPVLQPAATSRKWAAQVSQRTQYRAPEAPQWTRRLDAILLHRIWGPIIFLMVVIAVFQVVFSLGQPLSDAFGDVLTKLGAHVANALPDNWLRPLLRDGLWNGVQSVLVFLPQILLLFLFIGILEDSGYLARAALIADRVMRVFGLNGKAFIPLLSAYACAVPAIMATRTIENKRERIATILVAPFMTCSARLPIYTLIIAAFVPDKRFLGSIFGLRAAVMLGLYALGFFAALFTARMLKSSVLRAQPTPFVLELPQYRWPTLRGLALRLYDRAGLFLKKAGTIILGATFVVWLLSVLPVHGGQFSEISSSIIGHIGHFIEPIIHPLGFNWKIGIGLLSSIVAREVIVGTLGTLYGVDPATHAQNLQLALHHDMTVAGAIALVVFFAFAMQCTSTLAIVKRETNSIKFPLLQFCYMTGVAYIAALLTNQLLMRIL; this comes from the coding sequence ATGAGCTGTCACGTCACCGCCGCACCTGAGATCCCCATCGAGCCCATCGAAGAAGGCAAGCAGCGCCGCATTCGTACGGTGGCGCTGGTGGGGCCGCCGAACTGCGGCAAGTCCACACTCTTCAATCGCCTGACCGGCCTGCGCCAGAAGACCGCGAATTACCCCGGCGTCACCGTCGATCATCACTCCGGCAAGATGAAGGGCATCGGTCGCGCCGACCTCACGCTGATCGATCTGCCGGGCATCTATTCGCTGGCAACATACTCTGAAGACGCGCGTGTCGCCGTCGATGTGCTCACCGGACGCATGCCCGGCGTGCCGGCTCCTGACGTTGTCCTGCTCGTGCTCGACGCTGTGCACATGAACCGCCAGCTCATGCTCGCGCAGACGGTCTTTTCGCTCGGCCTCCCGACGATGGTGCTGCTGAACATGAGCGATCTGCTCGAAGAGCGCGGCGGCAAGGTCGATCCTCTCGCACTGAGCGCAGAGCTCGGCCATCCTGTCGCGTTGATCTCCAGCGCAAAAGGACGCGGCCTCGATCTCATCTCTGCGTTCATCCACCAGACGACCGCCGAGACCGTAGAGCATCGTCAATCGCTGCGTCTGCCCGTGCTTCAGCCCGCGGCGACGAGCCGCAAATGGGCCGCGCAGGTTTCGCAGCGCACACAATATCGCGCCCCCGAAGCTCCGCAATGGACACGCCGTCTCGACGCAATTCTGCTGCACCGCATCTGGGGTCCGATCATCTTCCTGATGGTCGTGATCGCCGTCTTCCAGGTGGTCTTCTCGCTTGGTCAGCCGCTTAGCGACGCTTTCGGCGATGTGCTGACAAAGCTCGGCGCGCACGTGGCCAATGCACTGCCCGATAACTGGCTCCGTCCGCTGCTGCGCGACGGCTTGTGGAACGGCGTGCAGAGCGTGCTCGTTTTCCTGCCGCAGATTCTGCTGCTCTTCCTGTTCATCGGCATCCTCGAAGATTCGGGCTATCTGGCGCGCGCGGCACTCATCGCGGATCGCGTCATGCGTGTCTTCGGCCTCAATGGCAAGGCGTTCATCCCGCTGCTCAGCGCTTATGCGTGCGCGGTGCCCGCGATCATGGCCACGCGCACCATCGAGAACAAGCGCGAGCGCATCGCCACGATCCTCGTTGCACCGTTCATGACCTGCTCAGCACGCCTGCCGATCTACACGTTGATCATCGCGGCCTTCGTGCCCGACAAGCGCTTCCTCGGCTCGATCTTCGGCCTGCGCGCTGCGGTCATGCTCGGGCTCTACGCGCTGGGATTCTTCGCCGCGCTCTTCACCGCTCGCATGTTGAAGTCCAGCGTGCTCAGGGCGCAGCCCACTCCCTTCGTGCTGGAGCTGCCACAGTACCGCTGGCCCACGCTGCGCGGTCTCGCCTTGCGTCTGTATGACCGCGCGGGCCTCTTTCTCAAGAAGGCAGGCACGATCATCCTCGGTGCCACGTTTGTGGTGTGGCTGCTCAGCGTACTGCCGGTCCATGGCGGCCAGTTCTCGGAGATCTCGTCCTCGATCATCGGCCACATCGGCCACTTCATCGAGCCGATCATTCACCCGCTGGGCTTCAACTGGAAGATCGGTATCGGCTTGTTGAGCTCCATCGTGGCGCGTGAGGTCATCGTCGGTACGCTGGGCACGCTCTACGGCGTGGACCCTGCAACCCACGCACAGAACCTGCAGCTCGCCCTGCACCATGACATGACCGTCGCCGGCGCGATCGCGCTCGTCGTCTTCTTCGCATTCGCGATGCAGTGCACCTCAACGCTCGCCATCGTGAAGCGCGAAACAAACAGCATCAAGTTCCCGCTGCTGCAGTTCTGCTATATGACCGGCGTGGCATATATCGCCGCACTGCTCACGAACCAACTGCTGATGCGCATCCTCTAA
- the efp gene encoding elongation factor P, producing the protein MAALLDAIELKRKNFFEFEGVPYRCLDKDISTPTARGGQTLVRVKMRNMLTGAVMDKTFKAEDKFKEPDLESVDASYLYSDGDGSYFLDQTTFETLTLSQEMMGDALEMLLEGMIVQVNKFNGNPIGLDLPIQVTLTVEYTEPAVRGDTSSGSVTKVARLETGAEIRVPLFVKEGEKIIVNTDSREFSSRA; encoded by the coding sequence ATGGCTGCATTGCTCGATGCCATCGAACTGAAGCGCAAGAACTTTTTTGAATTCGAGGGCGTGCCGTACCGCTGCCTCGATAAGGACATCTCCACCCCCACCGCTCGTGGCGGACAGACGCTCGTGCGCGTGAAGATGCGCAACATGCTCACCGGCGCGGTGATGGACAAGACCTTCAAGGCGGAAGACAAGTTCAAAGAGCCTGATCTCGAGAGCGTCGACGCGTCGTATCTCTACAGCGACGGCGACGGTTCGTATTTCCTCGATCAGACGACCTTCGAAACGTTGACGCTCTCGCAGGAGATGATGGGCGATGCGCTCGAGATGCTGCTCGAAGGCATGATCGTGCAGGTGAACAAGTTCAACGGTAACCCCATCGGTCTCGATCTGCCGATTCAGGTCACCCTGACGGTGGAGTACACCGAGCCTGCCGTGCGTGGCGATACATCGTCGGGATCGGTGACGAAGGTTGCTCGCCTCGAGACGGGTGCCGAGATCCGCGTGCCGCTCTTTGTGAAGGAAGGCGAGAAGATCATCGTCAACACAGACTCGCGCGAATTCTCCAGCCGCGCCTAA
- a CDS encoding O-linked N-acetylglucosamine transferase, SPINDLY family protein yields the protein MASLRIQPSLDEQDAAIEWIASEQYSQAEKEAHRLLQKYPRHVFGLKLLAAAIAGQERWTEALEVYRRAFSACEGDWQFLNNYANALKMSGYVAESVKYYRRACVLVPAKTLDPHYNLGLAYIQLGDLKNAELTILAALNVDAMHPMGNLNLGNVYNMQGRHAAAELHYRAALHGMEDNVKLQNNLALCLRRQNRYAEAEKHYRRALEIDPHYVAALSNFSEFMALHGFMHESMMLLREALSTDPQHVESFSNLLFTLGHVDGITREQMFAEHLAFAARFEHPLLASQLPHANVPDPDRPLRVGFVSADLRNHPVVRYLPWVLEHLQRQHPELCLIAYYNYTSRDAETELYQGLFQEWNDVAHLSAEAFAHKVRLDRIDILIDLNGHSGSHRLLSFARKPAPVQVSWMGYVGTTGMKSMDYFIADPVLVPEEPRAQFTEELMMLPATTAFQPCTDAPDVAPQPALASGVFTFACLARMNKISPRAVALWSRILLAAPHARLMLATMADGEPPKPLLAWFAAEGIGAERLHFVHMHSVMRILELHREIDLVLDTVPYNGSTSSSHSLWMGVPTLTLTGDTIPGRMGTTLNLHTGLEEFIASSEEEFVCSAVQHAFDARRLAELRPTMRERFLASPLGQPEVVANALAAALRKAWAKWCAAQE from the coding sequence TTGGCGAGCCTTCGTATTCAGCCTTCGCTCGATGAGCAGGACGCTGCGATCGAATGGATCGCCAGCGAGCAATATTCGCAGGCAGAGAAAGAAGCGCACCGTTTATTGCAGAAATATCCGCGCCACGTCTTCGGCCTGAAGTTGTTGGCTGCAGCGATCGCTGGGCAAGAGCGGTGGACTGAAGCGCTGGAGGTGTATCGGCGTGCGTTCTCCGCATGCGAGGGTGATTGGCAGTTCCTGAACAACTACGCGAACGCATTGAAGATGTCGGGCTATGTTGCGGAGAGCGTGAAGTACTACAGACGCGCCTGCGTTCTGGTACCTGCGAAGACGCTCGATCCGCACTACAACCTCGGCCTGGCGTACATACAGCTCGGAGATTTGAAGAACGCCGAACTCACCATTCTCGCTGCGCTGAACGTCGATGCGATGCATCCGATGGGCAACCTGAATCTTGGCAACGTGTACAACATGCAGGGGCGCCACGCTGCAGCGGAGCTGCACTATCGTGCGGCGCTGCATGGCATGGAAGACAACGTGAAGTTACAGAATAATCTTGCGCTGTGTCTGCGTCGTCAGAACCGTTACGCCGAGGCCGAGAAGCATTACCGGCGCGCGCTGGAGATCGATCCGCATTACGTTGCCGCGCTGTCGAACTTCTCGGAGTTCATGGCGCTGCATGGGTTCATGCACGAGTCGATGATGCTGTTGCGCGAAGCGCTTTCTACCGATCCGCAGCATGTGGAATCGTTCAGCAATCTGCTCTTCACGTTGGGGCATGTCGATGGCATCACGCGCGAGCAGATGTTTGCGGAACACCTCGCGTTTGCTGCGCGCTTCGAGCATCCGTTGCTGGCTTCACAACTGCCCCATGCGAACGTGCCGGACCCGGATCGCCCGCTGCGCGTAGGCTTCGTGTCGGCGGACCTTCGTAATCATCCTGTGGTGCGTTATCTGCCGTGGGTGTTGGAGCATCTTCAGCGTCAGCATCCTGAGCTTTGCCTGATCGCTTATTACAACTACACCTCGCGCGACGCAGAAACTGAGTTGTACCAGGGGCTCTTTCAAGAGTGGAACGATGTCGCACACTTGAGCGCAGAGGCGTTCGCGCACAAGGTACGGCTTGATCGCATCGATATCCTCATCGATCTCAACGGCCATAGCGGCAGCCATCGTTTGCTGAGCTTCGCGCGTAAGCCTGCGCCGGTGCAAGTAAGTTGGATGGGATATGTTGGCACCACCGGCATGAAGTCGATGGATTACTTCATCGCTGATCCGGTGCTGGTGCCGGAAGAGCCGCGTGCGCAGTTCACCGAAGAGCTGATGATGCTCCCTGCGACAACGGCCTTTCAGCCCTGCACCGACGCACCCGATGTCGCACCGCAGCCCGCGTTGGCTAGCGGCGTGTTCACATTTGCGTGTCTCGCTCGCATGAACAAGATAAGCCCGCGTGCTGTGGCGTTGTGGTCGCGCATTTTGCTGGCTGCGCCGCACGCTCGTCTGATGCTTGCGACGATGGCCGACGGCGAACCTCCAAAGCCTCTGCTGGCGTGGTTCGCTGCTGAAGGCATCGGGGCAGAGCGTCTGCACTTTGTCCACATGCACAGCGTCATGCGCATCCTCGAACTTCACCGCGAAATCGATTTGGTGCTCGACACCGTGCCCTACAACGGCTCGACCAGCAGCAGCCACTCGCTGTGGATGGGAGTGCCAACGCTCACGTTGACGGGGGATACGATCCCCGGCCGCATGGGTACGACGCTCAACCTGCATACCGGGCTGGAGGAGTTCATCGCGAGTTCCGAGGAGGAGTTCGTATGTAGTGCGGTGCAACATGCTTTCGACGCGCGGAGACTAGCAGAGTTACGCCCGACGATGCGAGAACGTTTCCTCGCGTCTCCGCTTGGTCAGCCGGAAGTCGTCGCGAACGCGCTCGCGGCAGCACTCCGGAAAGCGTGGGCAAAGTGGTGCGCAGCGCAAGAGTAG
- a CDS encoding FeoA family protein: protein MVLLSEVQVGQSGVLQRVDLSEDISDHLAHLGFLPGAEVQVLRRAPAGDPTVYRIDGVEVGLRSETARHIEIELNHERSSVAEVR from the coding sequence ATGGTGTTGTTGAGCGAAGTTCAGGTCGGGCAGTCAGGCGTCTTGCAGCGCGTCGACCTGAGCGAGGACATCTCCGACCACCTGGCGCATCTCGGTTTTCTGCCCGGAGCAGAAGTGCAAGTGCTGCGCCGTGCCCCCGCCGGCGACCCCACGGTCTATCGCATCGACGGCGTCGAAGTAGGACTGCGCTCGGAAACCGCGCGTCACATCGAGATTGAGCTGAACCACGAGCGCTCTTCCGTCGCCGAGGTTCGCTAG
- the hemC gene encoding hydroxymethylbilane synthase — protein sequence MIQKTIRIGSRGSQLALWQAHHIADRLREQGVNAEVEVIRTVGDRMQDPNFKAPATFEDGTPLDAKGIFIKEIEDALLAGRVDLAVHSLKDLPTQLDARFALAAIPQRADARDAFVCEDYWGLHMLPGGSRIGTTSPRRKAMILALRPDVTFVEFRGNIDTRLRKWQEGVADALILASAGLDRIGRAENVHQRFAVDELTPAPGQGALGLETRADDAETIAAVRALNCADTEYATQAERHVLHALGGGCQLPLGAYVHRVDEQWHLHAQVASLDGEQVAHVKLSVPLAMSAKELGERGAELLKQRGALELLRGDSRQDA from the coding sequence ATGATTCAGAAGACTATTCGCATCGGTTCGCGCGGCTCGCAGCTCGCGCTCTGGCAGGCCCACCACATCGCTGATCGCCTTCGCGAGCAGGGTGTGAACGCCGAGGTCGAAGTGATTCGCACCGTCGGCGATCGTATGCAGGACCCCAACTTCAAGGCCCCTGCGACCTTTGAAGATGGCACGCCGCTCGACGCGAAAGGCATCTTCATCAAAGAGATCGAAGACGCGTTGCTGGCCGGGCGCGTGGACCTCGCCGTGCACTCGCTGAAGGACCTGCCCACGCAGCTCGACGCGCGCTTCGCGTTGGCGGCCATTCCGCAGCGTGCTGACGCGCGTGATGCTTTCGTGTGCGAAGACTACTGGGGTTTGCACATGCTGCCTGGCGGTTCGCGCATCGGCACGACCTCGCCGCGACGCAAGGCGATGATCCTCGCTCTGCGTCCTGACGTGACCTTCGTCGAGTTCCGCGGCAACATCGATACGCGTCTGCGTAAGTGGCAGGAAGGCGTTGCGGACGCACTCATCCTCGCGTCCGCTGGGCTCGATCGCATCGGTCGTGCGGAGAATGTGCATCAGCGTTTCGCGGTGGACGAACTTACGCCAGCGCCCGGCCAAGGTGCTCTTGGGCTGGAGACGCGTGCTGATGATGCGGAGACGATCGCGGCTGTGCGCGCGTTGAACTGTGCGGACACCGAGTATGCAACGCAGGCGGAACGTCACGTGCTGCACGCTCTCGGTGGAGGCTGCCAGCTTCCGTTGGGTGCCTATGTCCATCGCGTAGACGAGCAGTGGCATTTGCATGCACAGGTCGCGTCGCTCGATGGTGAGCAGGTCGCGCATGTGAAGCTCTCCGTGCCGCTGGCGATGTCGGCGAAGGAGCTAGGCGAGCGCGGCGCAGAGCTGTTGAAACAGCGTGGCGCGCTGGAGCTGCTGCGCGGTGATTCGCGGCAGGATGCGTAG
- a CDS encoding alkene reductase — MPGLFDPLKVGDLELPNRILMAPLTRLRGTGDHFPTPIMIDYYKQRASAGLIITEGTPIDPMGVGYPQVPGLWSERHAELWKPITEAVHSAGGRIFAQIWHVGRVSDPVYLNGKLPVGPSAIAQHGHVSLIRPMKQYDAPRALDLDEIPGIIASYKSGAQHAKDAGFDGVELHGANGYLLDQFLESNSNHRTDAYGGSIENRARLMLEATDAVSEVFGAGRVGMHLSPRADGQCPGDANRAETFGYVATELGKRKIAFIMAREYEAPDWLGPQLKQQFGGVYVANERFTRESAEAAIQRGDADAVSFGVKYIANPDLVERFKQDAALNEPVPATFYLHGPEGYIDYPTL, encoded by the coding sequence GTGCCTGGTTTGTTTGACCCCTTGAAGGTGGGCGATCTTGAATTGCCGAACCGCATCCTGATGGCTCCGCTCACGCGTCTGCGTGGCACCGGCGATCACTTCCCGACGCCGATCATGATCGACTACTACAAGCAGCGTGCCAGCGCTGGCCTGATCATCACCGAAGGCACGCCGATCGATCCGATGGGCGTGGGGTATCCGCAGGTGCCGGGGCTCTGGAGCGAGCGTCACGCCGAGCTTTGGAAGCCGATCACCGAGGCTGTGCACTCGGCGGGTGGGCGCATCTTTGCGCAGATCTGGCACGTGGGCCGCGTGAGCGACCCGGTGTATCTCAATGGAAAACTGCCTGTAGGGCCGAGCGCGATCGCACAGCATGGACACGTCAGCCTGATTCGCCCGATGAAGCAGTATGACGCTCCGCGTGCGCTGGACCTTGATGAGATTCCGGGCATCATCGCTTCGTACAAGAGCGGTGCACAACACGCCAAGGACGCGGGCTTTGACGGTGTGGAGTTGCATGGCGCGAACGGCTATCTGCTTGACCAGTTCCTCGAGTCGAACAGCAACCATCGCACCGATGCCTACGGTGGCTCGATTGAAAATCGCGCGCGCTTGATGCTCGAGGCTACTGACGCCGTGAGCGAAGTCTTCGGTGCTGGTCGCGTGGGCATGCATCTCTCGCCGCGCGCCGACGGTCAGTGCCCCGGCGATGCGAACCGCGCGGAGACCTTCGGCTATGTGGCGACGGAGCTTGGCAAGCGCAAGATCGCATTCATCATGGCGCGTGAGTACGAAGCTCCGGACTGGCTTGGCCCGCAGTTGAAGCAGCAGTTTGGTGGAGTCTATGTGGCCAACGAACGCTTCACGCGCGAGAGTGCAGAGGCTGCGATTCAGCGTGGCGATGCAGACGCCGTGAGCTTCGGTGTGAAGTACATTGCGAACCCCGATCTTGTGGAGCGTTTCAAGCAGGATGCTGCTTTGAACGAGCCCGTGCCTGCGACGTTCTACCTGCACGGCCCGGAAGGCTACATCGATTACCCGACGCTGTAA
- a CDS encoding acyltransferase family protein: MPGPRRGLSPRVVASLDAARAVSAIYVVLHHLRTSYSALDRFGYSLRFGQEAVLVFFLLSGFVIFANEKQRALRPRGYFLRRLRRIYPPLLVAMLVSTAVALANHDLATQFTQRSFWGTLLSVQDVSALKPGVITDPYLGNDPLWSLSYEIAFYIIFPLVLRAWTRREAITNHGVGLLCCLLYVAFVLHPNHFLLVGAYFLVWWAGAMAAEAYLQGGDSVFSMLPTLGWLLVLTAIAVAVAVHLGIRSVGYYPALPARHFAVAALMLVIFFSPLGRALGGVSLRVQRPAVAIASISYGLYILHFPLLIKWHGAHSAAGFCAGVVLLIVLSYLTERQLPRLLPKAPRN, translated from the coding sequence ATGCCCGGTCCCCGAAGAGGCCTGTCTCCAAGAGTTGTCGCCTCGCTCGACGCAGCTCGCGCCGTTTCGGCGATCTACGTGGTGTTGCACCATCTGCGCACGTCCTACAGTGCGCTGGACCGATTTGGCTATTCGCTGCGCTTCGGTCAGGAAGCGGTGCTGGTGTTCTTTCTGCTGAGCGGGTTTGTGATCTTCGCAAATGAGAAGCAGCGTGCGCTTCGCCCTCGCGGATACTTCCTCCGGCGCCTCCGGCGCATCTATCCGCCGCTCCTGGTGGCGATGTTGGTCTCCACGGCGGTGGCGCTCGCAAACCATGATCTGGCGACGCAGTTCACGCAGCGCAGTTTCTGGGGGACGCTGCTCTCAGTGCAGGACGTCTCTGCGCTGAAGCCGGGCGTCATCACCGACCCTTACCTCGGCAACGATCCTCTCTGGTCGCTTTCCTACGAGATCGCGTTCTACATCATCTTCCCCCTGGTGCTGCGGGCGTGGACACGGCGTGAGGCCATTACGAATCACGGCGTGGGCCTCCTCTGCTGTCTGCTCTATGTAGCGTTCGTGCTGCATCCGAACCACTTCCTGCTGGTGGGCGCATACTTCCTGGTCTGGTGGGCGGGAGCGATGGCCGCAGAGGCTTATCTCCAGGGCGGCGACAGCGTCTTCTCCATGCTGCCGACGCTAGGGTGGTTGCTGGTTCTCACCGCTATCGCGGTGGCAGTTGCCGTTCACCTGGGCATCCGCTCGGTCGGATACTATCCGGCACTTCCGGCGCGCCACTTTGCTGTGGCTGCATTGATGCTGGTGATTTTCTTCAGCCCCTTGGGCAGGGCGCTGGGCGGGGTCTCGCTGCGCGTGCAGCGACCCGCGGTGGCCATCGCCTCGATCTCATATGGCCTGTACATCCTGCATTTCCCGCTGCTGATCAAGTGGCACGGGGCGCATTCTGCAGCGGGCTTCTGCGCGGGCGTTGTACTGCTGATCGTGCTGTCATACCTGACAGAGCGTCAATTGCCGCGATTGCTGCCGAAAGCGCCGCGAAATTAG